ATTATAGGAAATCAGTAATATGCTGTACACAGTTCAGACGGCTCTTATGATGGctgttaaatgtttaatgtggaggggggggtgaatgCTCTGCGAGCTTTCTAGCCCTGCTAAGCACTCCATGAATGATGCCCAGGCTAaatactggggaggggggggaggttcCTTCCTTTATTGATTTTACAAGGCCATCctgcactgtgtgctacatgggCTGCGTGCAGCGTCTCTGTTCTCCAAACAGTGGGTCTTTTTAACAAGCGAAATATGTTTTATTCTTTCCTGTTTttactgtatataatgtaagaggGATACCTTACAGTGCAAGCTTAACTGCAGTGATTGATGCATATAATGCAAAGATTAATAATGCAAGACACTGAATGGGCTGTAAGCTTGTGTGTTCTGCGCATTATTTGATCAttttaattagttttttttttattctggtaATCTAGCCACACTGTTGCAAACTGAAGCTCATGCCTCCCACtcactcattttatttattgcagTCAATGAAGGTGAAGCTGCAGCCCCCCACCGGGACGGAGCTGGCCCCCTTTAACCCCATCCTGCCCCCAGCTTCCATCACTCAAGTGATGTTGCTGGCGAATCCGTTGAAGGTAAGCATCATGCTCACACCGCGCCACCCGCCAGCACGCACCCGCCAGCACGCACCCGCCAGCTCGCACCCGCCAGCTCGCACCCGCCAGCTCGCACCCGCCAGCACGCACCCGCCAGCACGCACCCGCCAGCTCGCACCCGCCAGCTCGCACCCGCCAGCTCGCACCCGCCAGCTCGCATCATGTTGGCTGCACAGGAAAAACTCACACAATTTTTTATAGGAAAAAAACaataggaaaaaaaactcatcaGTTGATTTATGTAGCCCAGTGTCCGGGTCAGATGTTCCCTCATCCTTTGGGTGTcttataaacatttttaatagCATGATGTCATGAGTTTCCTGAGCTTGCAGCATATGGGCCAATTTGAATAAGCCCTGTGTGTCCATCTGAGGTGTGGCCAGTCTGCAGCAGTTGAGTGACTTGCCATAATgcagtcattgatttattttttttgctcttgtctgTTTGTTTCCTTAATTTCAGGAGAAAGTCCGTCTGCGCTACAAGCTTATGTTTACACTTGGGGATCGGCAGTGCACAGAGGTGGGGGAGGtagaccagttccccccagtgGAAAAATGGGGGAACCTCTAGTCCCCCGGAAGGAGTCGAAAGGCAGAGCGGAGAAGGCTTGACTGAGTTTGCCAGAGTGTACGGGCCCTGAGCAGGTCGTTGGTTTAGGATGTTTAATCGTAGTAGAGAAGTGCTGTTAACATTATGCCAACCGTTATAGTTTCGTCTGgtgtaatgttttatttagctgtttttattttttccttgcAGTTTGTGTAGCTGTTTGGGTCCTTAACTGCTGAGCTTGGGATACGGCGAGAGATTGCACTTTAAGGATACGTTCAAAGAAACATTTTGTGAAGGAGGGGTCCAGGCGTGCGTGTCTTCGGGTACATCTGGGGAGCAGCCAGTGGTTAGGGATTAACTTCAGGCCGTCAAGAAACTGTTTGCCTAGCGTGCGGTAAAGACATGAAGAAGCCAGAAGACTAagtggggcgggggaggggtcacCGCTCAGCAGATCGTTACCTCGGGGGAAAAGCGTGGCTGGTGAGAGGTGCCTCTTCTCCAGTGGAGTCTGTCTTCAATACCTCATCGATTCATCAGGCACATGAGAAGGGGGCAGTCCAACTCACCGGATTCACCGGACCACATGGCACCactttttttcatttgtttgattgattgattgattgattgtttgtttgtttttgtgcatTCGTTTGGTACTTCCACAGGAGCCTTGCCAGTGACCGTTGCcatttcagaccgtgcagagaTGTTGCATATCGAAAGTGTTTGATGTCTGGGGTCTCAACGGCCAACCTTTTGTTCAGGGTCATTTTTTGAGTGTCTGTCATTATGGATAGTAAGCTTTTTTTCCtcacattttgaatattttgcTTACAGCGTCGTTGCTGGTACTCGAAAGCAAAGGGTCTTTCAGGAACGTGGTGCAACCAGCTGGATTAGCAACAGGCCGCTAATGCATGACAGAAGAAGGCCTCTGCAGTGTTTTCATTAGCCGATGCTTTCTGTTGTACTTATTTATGCTGTCTGACAAAACCCTTATTCAGGTGTTATGGtttgtaatccccccccccccaaatatgtTGATCTCTCCCCTTCAAGGCCCCTCCATCCTTTGTGACTTTGACTGTTGGTAACCTGTACCAGTAttgcttttttattattttgggggggggggtggggactgATATTCTGATATGAAATGTGCTCTCATGTATATTGTTGAGAGGTAATGTTAATGGGCTCAGTTGGAGGTTGACTGCAGCCTTGTGTATGCAGAATATGGTGTCGTAGCTGTGGGGGCCTTTTGATTGGCTACCCCTAATGTACATCTCCTGGTACACTCCCATCTTTCTGCTAAAGCCCTTTTCCTTTTCAGCACTGTGAACAGTTTCcaatggggagaaaaaaaaacgctcTGAACGGTTATGTACATTGTTGTATTTATTGTCCTTTTATGGGTTAGAGTCAACATACGTGTATCGTGTGGCTAACAGAACTTGTATATATATCATTGTGGGAAACGTTCAGTTGCATGAAGAATTAAAGTCTTCATTTTAATTGGAATGAAATCTGTTTTATTTGCTTTGGGGATCTCCCATGCAGCTAAGACGGAGATAAGGTAAATATGTCACATAAAAAGCAGATCATGTCAGCAATTAGGAATGTGTCCCTATGCAGAAATTTGGAGGGTTGTGTTTTAGTGCTGCATTTTCAGAAATGGTTCCCTGTGAAGTTCAGCTTTTTATCACACGAATTGAATGAGCAGGTTGAcaatactaatgaaaatgacacTTAAAAGTTGTAACTTCCGACGTATGAAGTGTGTCCTATGTTGCAACTAGCTGACCTTCTTCTCTTGGGATGGTACTGCCGGGGGGAAGAGGCAGTGCAGGCATCCGACCACATATTCACTTTTCTCCCCGTTTTCCGTTGCTGGATTACAGCAGTTCGCAGATACACTGAAATGCTTTCTGAACACAATGTGttctttttcccttttttgcagttttttaAAACAAGAGTTTTTCCTACTATTGTATATTTGCATTCTGCATTAACTTGCTTAAATCCCCCTGATTATTCACTGTCAACTTTTAACTTGAAGCTTGATGTTGCAAATGTGATCTTAGTCATATTTCTTCAGAATCAAAATCAGAATCGTTTCGGAAATCTAACCTAAATAGAACTTTCAAAATCATCTTATTTTTTGACACTTACTTCCTGCCAAAGTCAATGTGAAAGACTTAATACAGATACCCATTTTACATAACGGCTTATCAAGTATGGGGTTGTAGTCAGCCAGGAGAGTATGCCCAGAAGTTCAGAGCACCCACTCACACTTTAAAGAGAATGTAGAGACCCCATTTCACCCAACTGCATCTTTTGGTTTTGGAAGGAAACCCAGTTGAACACATGAAGAATATACAAActctatgcacacacacaggggaggGAACCGTGCAACACACACTGGAAGGAAGAGGTTAGGCAGCTTGAATGACATGCCATTTGGAAACCAATACCAAATTAACACAATCTCTGagaaaaacacttaaaaaaataaattaattatatattttcctTGGTCTTCAAGTAATTTATCTTTTCTAATTTAGCTGATGCTTTTATGATAAAAATTATTTGTTAATACCtgtgattcatttttaaaagaatATTTCATTGACAATCATACATTTGTGGGGTGAAGTCTTCTGTTCTAGATGGCAGTTATACCCCTGTACTGTTAGATGTACACAAATAATATTCTTTAGAAATAAAGCTCATAccccttattattattaatttcaccTAAGtgcatatattattattatattgcaAATAACTGGAAATAGTATTGGTTCTCTGACAGCAACAGCTACGTGCAAACTGGTAACGGAATAGATTTAAAAAACGAAAATGTTGTGCCAATGCGCGCACTCGTCAAAGTGCGCGTACTGAGAATGTCACAGAAATACGTGTACGAGCATTCAGTACGTTGCGTCCGGATAACCTAGGTTCCGGCCCAGTGTTCTCTTAACCACAAAGATGCGCAAACAATCATGACCGCGCACGCAAAAGTAATCTATACAATAAGATTTGTGCGTGCGCGCACCCGCGAACTCTTTGTGTGGTGGCGTAGAGAAACGCGGAGGAAAAGCCATGGCGGACGAAAAACCCAAGGTGAGTAAAATAAACAGTTAGCTAGTTGGATCTCGTCTGAATTGCCTTTTTTAGAGAATACATTTATCAAAGTAATATGACGACTTGTAAATTAATTACCTTAATGCtgatttttagtattttttatTCTTCTAATTAGTGTGCCTAGCGAAAATCCGGAGTTGATGGTAAATGAGGCAGGCGGTTAACTAGCGAGCTGATTACTAGTTTGTCTGCTAAAATGTTCTGTTCATTTTTTCTAAAAGAATATTAAGGTTACATGGTTAACAGAAAATGTCTGAACATAGTatccattttgattttatttttacatgacCACATGTGTACTTTTTGATGCGCGAACTACCTATCTTGCCTAACTAGTAGGCCTAGTGAACATTTGGGTGACGTAGACCTAGTTAGCTGGCTAACGACTAGTTAACCCGATAAAATCCTATTGAATTATAAGATTATGCATGCGTATTAAAGCGGCTTAAGGTTATTTTCGACAGCTCACATGCTATTAGCTTGTAATGTGTTTCATCTGAATTAAAGCGTTTTAAAAACACTAATCATTTTGGCGCGTGCTCGCTATCACTAACTGCTTTCCACGTGCATGCTTTTAATTACCAGGTAATTCGGGAACCTTCTAGGTTGTATTTGTGCACCCACTAGTTAAGTTCTACATTTATAATATATGTAAAGATCATATTACTAGTTTTTCTGCAGCTTCAATATCACATTGATAATTGATCATTTTCTGAGGTTAGTCTTAACTAGATATGTCAGGTATGTAACTAACATGTCAGGTATATTGAGAATATGTCAGTATATATTGAGAAGGGAATTCATAGTTTTAAAGGTGTTGATTTTTGTATGGAAAGAATCCAAAGTGACGGATATCGGCTGGCTTAGTGCGTTTTAATGTCTTATGAATTCAAAGTACTTGTAAACGTTTCGGCAAGTTTAGTTTTTAGTCTTGTATAAGTGTTAAATGCATTATCTGATCCGCCTGACGTGGTTTTGCATCTCGGCAGTAAGTCGACGTTGGTGACAACCTATGAAAACGGATTTTTTTTTCGCACAGTGAAAGCAGCTTACGGTCTGTATCCCTGTCATGTCGATCACATTTCAAACTCAGCGCACCAGTGGATCAAGTCCGTGCGTTTAACTTTGTTATAATTTCGCATTTGGCCCCCATTCATTCCAATTCAGAGAGATGCCTGCAGAATATAAATACCTTTTAGTTTTCCACCATAGGTCAGCAGGTAGGGAAGCTGTTCTGGACACAAATACCAAGTTCTGAGAGGAAGCACTGCTGAAAAGTAGGTGCTTAATTTGAATAACTCTTATTAACGCATACAGTTGTATATATGGGCAATATTTTCAGGTATGGAATGTAGTGCAGAGAACCTGTTCTGCATATTACCGTATGCCATCGCTGGTGGACTTTCTCCAGAGCCACCACTGACTCTTATGCTAGAAATGAACAGGTTTGAAGTTCCGATTCATGCCCCAAATCCTTTAAATGTCATATATTTATTGTATGTCTCAGCAGGCTCCAcagatatttatttatatttgctTTGATTGATAGATCTCAAGAATATTTTGTCCTTGCTGTCAGTCCACTGCTGCTGTGCATTGGGCAGCCAAGAGCTTGCAGGCAGCTGGTGTAGTAATGTTGGAcagtcagggaaaaaaaatcctattTCCCTCTGAAACGAGCCACTCAAACCCTAAAAGGTAGTATAGATATCTGCAGTATGGTTTTTGGCTTAAACTTTAATACCTGGGAAGTCTGCTTACAGAATAACTAGAAGACACTTTGAGATACTTCCTTGTACTAATgcactatatatattttttttttgttggggggggggataattaTAGTACATAGAAAGATTAAATATGTTAATTGAACTAAGGGAGAACATATTTtctattttgtaatattttgtcCTTATCAGAAAAGTGAGAATTGCATTTTCTTCTAAATGGCTTTTTCACCCAGTCTGTGAAGTTCAGCTAGAATAAGCGATTTGGAAGGTTGATGAATGGACAGGTGTTTTAAATGGCTGTTTATACTCGGTGGGgggggtctttttttttttaaaagaaaatataatcTCAACTGGGctttttttggtttttaccAAGCAGAACTTGATGAAAAGGGTCTAGTTGAAATATCTTGGTTCTCCTCGCATTACCTGAGAGCTGGATTTAAGCTGCAGTGGCCGgcctgggctctgaggggggggccaCTCGCACACAAACCAGCTGGAAATCGGCCTCCATCTCCTCCTCGCAGATATACTTGCTGTTTGGTGTCTTATTGCAAGTGCTGGTGCATCGCCGTGAATCGGAGTTTATCTGGAAGGCTTGAATTCACAttctcctgcctgcccctccccAGGAAGGAGTGAAGACGGAAAACAACGACCACATCAACCTGAAGGTGGCGGGACAGGACGGCTCCGTGGTGCAGTTCAAGATCAAGAGGCACACGCCACTCAGCAAGCTGATGAAGGCGTACTGCGAGAGACAGGTGATGCTACGTCCCGTcctgctgatggagctcccagcagaccctcttcCCGAGGCCTCTCTGCCTCAACCTCCGCTGCCGCAAGGCCTGGCAATTTTGAAGGAATCGAATAAAGAAATTAAGAGTTAATATGCAGCAGGTGTGGCTGTTCCTCGCTAACGGCAGTGTGCATTTCTTTCTCTCTGATGACGTCCTTCGCCACTTCACTAATGCTCTGTTCACTTCCTGCATCAGCTTTCGTGTAGCTGTGGTCCATCTTGTTTAGTGTTCTGTAAAACTGACCTACCAGGTTTTTGGTGCATGTCGATCCCAGGATGCCCCGGAGCAGTTGGAACTGGAAGACGTCTTTCTCTGCTATTTGTGGATAAGTGATAGAAGTGGCCTTTATAATCAGATCcgtgtttttgtttagtttctGCAGATCAAATCACTTGATGTGTAGCTACATATTTTGTGGCAGTTGTTGAGGCTGCTGTTTGGCAATTCTGCGGTACCTGTTCTTTATGTTCATTTACCAGCACTCTTTCCATTCTGGGTCTCATTATTCTCTAATTCCGGTATGAAATTCCTTGTGCTACCCATTGTCCTGATTCCCTTATATTTTCGTGCTTTGCTGGAGTTGGTTTGAAAAGATTGTGTGTTACTCTCCATGCTTCATTGTTTGTAACCAGTGTACACTGGAAAACTGTATCTATGATTTTTATGTGACAACACTTTGTTTGGGTTTGTGTGTGATTCTGTTCCATGTCCTAACTTCCCTTCAGGGATTAACAATGAGACAGATCCGGTTCCGGTTTGATGGACAGCCAATCAATGAGACAGACACACCTGCACAGGTACAGTAAACTTGGTGATAACCCGGTACTTCCTGTCTCTACTCTTCTTAGGATCTTAAACTCCGCAGTTTTGCCCCTTATTTGCAAGCAAAGTCGTTTTTCTTTTTCCGAATCTTTGTCAGGTGTAATTTAACAGCAAACTATTGTAGAATCTATATTTCCAGTACTTTCCCATTGGTGGACTAGGCATGTATGATTCACTTCTTCTATAAATGTACTGTTGAGTGGGGGCTCCAACGGTGAAATTTGGCGTGTGCTAATCATCGGTTTGCCAGCATTCATCCCTAATGCCTGAGTGAGTGCTTCTTGGGCCTTGTCGCAGTGTACCTGTGAGTCGTGACTTTTATTCGTTTGTGGCTGactgttgtgatttttttttctttttcacagTTGGAAATGGAGGACGAAGACACCATTGACGTTTTTCAGCAGCAAACAGGAGGCCAATATTAGATCCAGTGTTTCCCGAGCTTCAACTCCTCCGGATCGCTTCCTGTCTCCCTCACTCTCTTTCACCAGTACTTTTCCCCCCACACAGACCCCTCAGTCAGCACAGAATGACTTCCATACAAACCGAGGGATCCCTGTGATACAAACAGTTGTATAGTGTTCTCATCCTTGCTTTTAGCTCCTTTTTTTGTATGTGATTTTTTAAAtcaccaaaacacacacacgtgtatgtGGTCCATGAAGACTCGAATTTCGCAGCATTCAAGGCCCAGAGTTGTGGACGTGTAAATGTCTTTTGCAAGCTGAGGAAGTCACAGTAAATTATTCCATCTTGATCTCAGTGGCAGTACGGTGCAGACTTTTTTGTGAAGTGTTGCGAAAGATGGattttatatctttttttatattgtagtggttatgtttaaaaataaaacttgtCTTAAACATAGTTTGATTTGATCgtttaaaaaaagggaaaaaaggcCCTAATATGCCTTTTAGTCAAGTGAAATATCTGTATTgtttaaaagaaaaattaaaataaaatgattttcattttaaaaagaaacttaTGTAGAATCCAAGCAAAATGGTGGTTTCTTCCTTAATTTACAATGTCACAAAATAATCAAAGCTGTGACTTGGTATGTATAGTTTAGACATTTGCTGTTCGGAGTGATTTTAGTGGCAGTTACACAATCATAGTGGTGTTCTCATTAAACATGTTTAACCTTTCACATAATGACCAGTTAACAATTATGTGCTCTATTCTCATTCGAAATTCCACCTCACTGGCATATTGTACTGAAATACTTAAATGACTCGGCTGGGAAGATTATTGAGGTACTTTAGTCGGTATGCTAGTATTTTATGCCCTAATAGTAGTAGGTACTGGTTCTCTGTCCCCTGCTTCTCCTAGCTAAGGCCATAACTAGTCCCTGTGTTGATGAAGCTCAGTGCTCTGACAGACTTGAACTCTTGATTTAATGTTATCTTCCGGAAGCCCTTTCATGGTTATGACTTGACAAAGGAAGGTAGGCGTCTGTGTGAAGCTTTCATACTGTAATAATTTTGGGCTGTACTCTTCTATATGTTTCCTATTGTAAGGCCTCTCTGAGGTCAGTCACGAATCCCAACGGAAGTGGTCATTTATAATATTGACATTAGGTTTTATGCTACACTTAGTTCTGATCCCTCAAAGTCCAACGCAGCGTATGTATTCAACTGTGATCTCTCAACTAGCACAAGAAATGATCATTATCTCCCCCAAACGAAGGGAGTTTGTTGCAAATACTCCAAGCACGATTTCAAGAATCTGTAAAATCTGACGTTTATTTTATTGACCTTGTTTGGATCAAGGCAATGCTGGATATCACAATTATGTATGTTAAAATATTCTGATAAACCTTGGTATAACCTTACACATTTTTGATAGTTGTTGAGCGTTAGATAAGTTAACTGGTTATGTTGGGCcgacaaaaatcacagaaatcAGACATTGTCTGTGTCACTAAGCACGCCACACACTGTCTTTATCAGAAATGTTAAGAACAAATCACTATTTTACTAGCATCCTTGGAAACAATAGATGCCCTTTCAAGGGTAAGCTTAATGACGAGGGGGAAAGCACTTAGAAGTGATCTTACGTATTTTTAATTAATCCGTGCCGTgtactttattatttagtagGAACACAATTTTGGACAGAGCCCTCAAATATGAGAATTGATTTATTAATAGCATAAAATTCTGGACCAATCCTTTAACCTTCACTGGTATGTATAACTCAATACATAATTTTTGACATGGACCACGGTGAGAAATGCTGTGCTGGTgttcagaattttaaaatgtaactagTAACCCCTACTATTAAGTGCTCTATTCGGAGACCATCGCCTCGCTTCTGATAGGGATCAATTAAAAAGCTCCGCGGCGACGAGCATCACGCCGCGATGTCAAAGTCGAATCACCAGCATGGCTCGTGGGCTTGCCGGCCAATCAGAATGCGCGCGGTTCCCTCAGGCCGCCCTCCATGGGTGGGTGCAAAACCGTGCCCGCTACTCTGCCTCTCGCAGCAGATTGTTCAATTTAGTCAAAGCCGGGTGGAGCCTAGTATGAGTCGCTGAAGCAGAGGGAGGAAATAACTCGCGATTGTCAAAAAGGCACTTTTAGTCGCTTCGGCCCAGTTCTATTGTAACAATCATAGCGGAAAATGACGACGACCACCACTTTCCAAGGAATGGACCCCGGTTCTAAAAATAGCTCCAGGTAAACGAAGCGGTGCTGTGCATCTCGTGCCGTTTAAACAAAAGGACCGCGGAAGACCGTTATGCGCTCGAGCGCTGCGCGTCGCGCGGAGCCCCCATCCTGCTGTCGTTCGACAGCTGGCACGAAAATCTCTATATTTTGTGGATGAggtatctttttttgtattggaTTCTCTTATCACCCCGAAAGCCCATTATATTGTTTGCAACTGGGCGGGCactttttgactgtattttaaaattatCATTCTTATTTTTTGCTGGCATCTTGATGGTACCCGTACATTTTGTTGTTCGAGATGACTAGGTGGCTGGAGCATTCAACTCGATGGTCTTTGTTATCAGAAGCTGGCCGTCACTTTCTGGATTTCATTCAGCGGCGTATACCAGTTTTCGAGGATTCATAGCGGAGCTGGGCGGCTTTATTTCCGTGGAGCTTGCACAAGAAACGCAGAATCTAAGTTATTCGTGTCGTTTTAACTGTTaaattacactgattatatcGTGGTGTAGTAACACCCCCAGCCAAGTTCTCGCCTGCCGTATATGAGTAATTAAGTCCAGCTGTCTGGATTTATGGCTCTGGATGATTGCTGACTGGCTACCTAGCTGGCTATGTCCACATGTTTTACAGATTTCGTTAAACGCCGCTAGTTGACATTAGGTGGACCGCTTTGTCACCTTTTCTCCCTTTACTGTTCTGTGAGATTGGGCGAACCAGCCTCCCCTGGACCTGGTTTTTTTCTGTTCGGTACTCCAGCATTTTTCATTGTGTGTGTAGTGTGTCTGGGGAAGACGGTGTACAGGCACACAGTATTTCCCATCCGGAAACCTAGCTGGTCTTTAACTACGTTAGCCGACATCCGCTCACCGGTTTCATCCGCCTTTAAACGTCGTAATTATCGCAGATGGTTACGCTATTAGCCTATGTCTGTATTTTTCCGCGTGTTTGAATTATATTGTTTTCCTGTAGGGTGGGGTCATCTTCCCCAACTTGCCTCTTGTATATCCCTCTGCAGCTCCGTGTAAATGCATGAGATCATCTACTCAAAGGGTTAAATCGTCTCCTTTAAACATCGCAAGCTGCACCCACCGACCGCGTTAAACGCGTCTTTTTCACCAAATCGTCGCGttatctttttttcttaatttacgACCTAGGGCTTGATTTACGTTTGTTTGACTGCAACAGCTGAACGGAGTCATCTGGAAACAAATACTTATCTATAAAGTACTAAAAAAAATCTGGTGGGGTGGTACGGGAGGGGTCGCGCAGTGGCTCTGCTAACATCCATTTTCTAGCCTCAACCACGGCCGTCCGCAGTGGCAGGATATCGGCTCTCATCCTGTTCAGCCATAGCTCAGTAGTCGTGCACGTCTAGCCTTGTACTTAAGCAATTGTTGCATTTTGGTAGAGGGGAAAAAACATCGTTAGACAGGATTATTTGATTTATAATATGCATGTACAGATGCTCATTTTTTACCTATGTCTGAATGCAGTCTTTACATTCGTATGAATTTAGTCTTTTTTCCCTTCATTTTATGTGGCGATTTATAATACAATTACGCGATCAAATTTCCAGCATCGTGCTGCTCACATGTATGGTGAGATTGGAAAGCACACAATCTGTCAGCATGAAAATGGTTGGAGGCCCTTCTGAATGGTGTTTAGCTGGTGGCGAATCCTGCCACTGCAGCACAAGTACATGTGATTAATAACGTATTGCAGATGCCCTTTTTTAATCACCCCGACGATGTTTGCAACTTCCTCTTCGGCAGGAGGTCAAGGGTATCTGGCATGTTCAATCGGGATATTAAAACTGCCTGCAGACCCGTAGCCCTCGTTGTGATGACTGCATAGTGTGATAGTGAGCATCATGTCAAGCAGGCGCTGTCTGCATTTCTTTGTTGGGTGCTCGTGTCAAATACCTTGGCCTGACTGAACTAGCTGAGCTCCTTCTTTCAGGGTGCTACGCCCTCCAGGTGGAGGATCCAACATCTCCTTCGGTACAGATGAGGAAAACCCCCCCGCCCGCAAGAACAAAATGGCCTCCAGCATCTTTGCGGAGCCGGAGGATCCCCATGCTCATCGCAGGAACAACCCACCTGGTAGCTAATCTAAATAACTACT
The sequence above is a segment of the Brienomyrus brachyistius isolate T26 chromosome 5, BBRACH_0.4, whole genome shotgun sequence genome. Coding sequences within it:
- the sumo2a gene encoding small ubiquitin like modifier 2a, which gives rise to MADEKPKEGVKTENNDHINLKVAGQDGSVVQFKIKRHTPLSKLMKAYCERQGLTMRQIRFRFDGQPINETDTPAQLEMEDEDTIDVFQQQTGGQY